Proteins encoded in a region of the Waddliaceae bacterium genome:
- a CDS encoding TetR/AcrR family transcriptional regulator, whose protein sequence is MTKKEVVLQHREMKKAKQKLAVADAFIKQLETSKFEDVIIKEVCVAAEISEGTFYNYFPKKSDVIFYYREISFVKIIAHLKGLGSRYSALQRINTIFDVLAEGVSNANVLYELSSLFIRNYERRQKRTLTPAEVCYIAPEVSYDDIIAAESLHGVFCGLLRDAKKNEELPPRASVDDAALSLNVIMAGVPMSIEEGRFAMLKKYYQKQLKLLWKALKK, encoded by the coding sequence ATGACGAAGAAAGAGGTGGTATTACAGCATCGCGAGATGAAGAAAGCCAAGCAGAAGCTTGCTGTTGCCGATGCTTTTATCAAGCAGCTTGAGACTTCGAAGTTCGAGGACGTCATTATTAAGGAAGTATGTGTTGCCGCCGAGATTTCCGAGGGGACGTTTTACAATTATTTCCCTAAGAAGTCAGACGTCATCTTTTATTATAGAGAGATATCTTTCGTTAAGATAATAGCACACCTTAAAGGTCTAGGCTCGCGATACAGCGCTTTGCAGCGTATCAATACTATCTTCGACGTTCTTGCTGAAGGTGTTTCTAATGCTAATGTCTTATACGAGCTGAGTTCTTTGTTTATCAGGAACTATGAGAGGCGTCAGAAGAGGACGCTTACCCCCGCAGAGGTATGTTATATCGCCCCTGAGGTGTCGTATGACGATATCATCGCTGCGGAGTCGCTACACGGCGTTTTCTGTGGGCTTCTTCGTGATGCTAAGAAGAATGAAGAGTTGCCTCCGAGGGCTTCTGTTGACGATGCGGCGTTGTCTTTGAATGTTATAATGGCGGGAGTTCCTATGTCTATTGAAGAGGGGCGTTTTGCCATGTTGAAAAAATATTATCAGAAGCAGTTAAAATTATTATGGAAAGCATTAAAAAAATGA
- a CDS encoding TolC family protein yields MESIKKMKILKLFSVVLIFLVATTAIYAEEEKDIVSLDVETAIIFALDASEALRIKDNDIAKKDSQHSEACSMLYPSVDGSVAWQKHYLYPNISSTASVRDYTFSAGVTATQIITTFGKVSAAIGAAEKGKEVTVFVREGVKNDIIYATKVMYFNAYFAKRTLDLVQESYHRASQNNDILKKRSEKGRVSKHDNIKIMADLAARVPVVNNANAEFSSAMETLKTHLDVGKGSEMEFLEGYRYDNGDIDKESLYNALDTSYPTLKALYETISLYEEAVKGKEAEYLPTVSAFVSLKHAGNSSKYYIVGDMGNYGDVGVSVSIPIFSGGKRKQQLSQARLDKENAVLSAQKMRKDLTLELEKSIIEYEELLKSIPSNEQAVHLAEETFILSQDLFASGQISVTDLNDAEFMLTNQKLKSEMTLFKVSVLRAKIEMFTGAADDYIR; encoded by the coding sequence ATGGAAAGCATTAAAAAAATGAAGATATTGAAATTGTTTAGCGTTGTACTTATTTTCTTAGTAGCAACGACAGCGATATACGCCGAGGAAGAAAAGGATATTGTTTCTCTTGACGTTGAGACGGCTATAATTTTTGCGTTAGACGCCAGCGAGGCGTTACGCATAAAAGATAACGACATCGCCAAGAAAGACTCCCAGCATTCCGAGGCGTGTTCTATGTTGTATCCTAGCGTCGATGGCTCTGTGGCATGGCAGAAGCACTACCTGTATCCTAACATCTCCTCCACAGCATCAGTAAGAGACTATACTTTCAGCGCTGGCGTCACCGCTACGCAGATAATAACGACGTTTGGGAAGGTGTCAGCGGCGATAGGCGCTGCGGAGAAAGGCAAAGAGGTGACGGTATTCGTCCGTGAAGGCGTTAAGAACGACATAATATATGCTACGAAGGTAATGTATTTCAATGCGTACTTCGCGAAGAGGACCCTCGACCTCGTTCAGGAGTCGTACCACCGCGCTTCGCAGAACAATGACATCCTGAAAAAACGCTCCGAGAAAGGCCGCGTTTCTAAGCATGACAACATAAAGATTATGGCAGACCTCGCAGCACGCGTTCCCGTAGTGAACAACGCCAACGCGGAATTTTCGTCGGCGATGGAGACACTGAAGACACATCTCGACGTCGGAAAAGGTAGCGAGATGGAGTTCCTCGAAGGATACCGTTATGACAATGGCGACATCGACAAAGAATCCCTGTATAATGCTCTGGATACGTCATATCCTACGCTTAAAGCTTTGTATGAGACGATTTCGTTGTATGAAGAAGCAGTGAAAGGCAAGGAAGCAGAATACCTTCCTACGGTGTCGGCGTTTGTCAGCCTGAAGCATGCCGGAAACAGCAGCAAATATTATATCGTAGGAGATATGGGGAACTATGGCGATGTTGGTGTTAGCGTTTCTATACCGATATTTTCGGGAGGAAAAAGGAAGCAGCAGCTTTCGCAGGCACGTCTCGACAAAGAGAATGCCGTCCTTTCTGCGCAGAAGATGCGCAAAGACCTTACTCTTGAGCTTGAAAAGTCTATAATAGAATATGAGGAGCTCCTGAAGAGTATACCTTCTAACGAGCAGGCAGTACACCTCGCAGAAGAGACGTTTATCCTTAGCCAAGACCTCTTCGCATCAGGGCAGATATCAGTGACAGACCTCAACGACGCCGAGTTTATGCTCACAAACCAGAAATTAAAAAGCGAGATGACGCTATTCAAAGTCAGCGTCCTACGCGCAAAGATAGAGATGTTTACAGGAGCCGCCGATGATTATATCCGATAA
- a CDS encoding efflux RND transporter permease subunit encodes MIKFFVKNPITTIMFVSIFIVLGIVAAYNLRIERTPKIDFPIVTVSVIYPGATPLEMETSVINKIEDAIAELSEIKNIQSQSHDNFGYVFVEFLLSSDINIKFIEVKDKVEALLNDLPTEMMKPVIEKFDPLVESVMDLVVMSDTRDERALYEFVDKKLVDQFSSIKGVANIGLYGGEERQIHVDLDPFLMQKNYVDIRDVIASVKAKNKNIPGGLLEKGDYSLNLRFIGEFEDITEISEMLIVSRDGGAVALKDIATVYDGAKKVATRARHNGENSVGMSLKKVSDGNAIEIAKEVHKKLAKLEGIIPEDITITVSSDTTTFIVEETTDTEWAIILGIILTIVILYFFTGSAITTFIASIVIPISIVSAIFLVDVSGFTINFLTLLAIATALGTLIANAIVIIENCLKHVQKGEDPVDAVIAATKEVSVAIFASTGTNLVVFAPIAFMGGIVGQFMRSFGLTVIYVTIFSLIVSFTLTPMLCGLLLRKKTTTKKKRWNPLYLFVNITDRCVQWLQKEYHIIFKVMFRYHKTVVVAVVCILLSIKIVVPYIGSDFQPSSDEDMIVVSIEMPQGSTLERTLDVVKNVEDKVSKIAEVTSYLSYVGKSGVENGEVVVNLEPSEERERSDMDVIDELVPFVAMIPDANIAIKRGMSSMHGSDVSIDIYGDDIDELLAKSAMMKEYMEDSGFFRSVTSSYKTPKNEIRFIPDQKLLLESGLRGIEIGSVIRASIYGDDTNSYKEAGEDYTINVKLDDRYLEDFDDIEQITIISRKGLSPITELGDLVRRKAMPMIQHREGQRIIQLNGDLAKSTAGYVMTVLDEEFSAMTFDEGYGYRYVGNAEMQDESSREITKAFILAVIMTYMLLSAIMNSLIYPIPIALSVATSFSGVFYALFFMGETINIASMLGMVMLVGLVVNNSILLLDYTLIKIKEGTPVIDALWYGVEQRFKPIIMTSIAIILGVVPQLWSVMLTKSSMATVMIGGMIASVIFTFLFTPIAFWYAYRVKTFFMKKSAEPKSAE; translated from the coding sequence ATGATAAAATTTTTCGTTAAAAACCCTATTACTACGATAATGTTCGTTTCGATATTCATCGTCCTAGGAATCGTAGCAGCATATAACTTGCGTATCGAAAGGACGCCGAAGATCGACTTCCCAATAGTGACGGTTTCGGTGATATATCCCGGAGCGACACCGCTGGAGATGGAGACGTCGGTGATCAACAAGATAGAAGACGCTATCGCCGAACTCTCAGAGATAAAGAATATACAAAGTCAGTCGCACGATAACTTCGGATATGTCTTTGTTGAGTTCCTGCTGTCTTCAGATATAAACATTAAGTTCATCGAAGTAAAAGACAAAGTAGAAGCTCTCCTCAACGACCTTCCTACTGAGATGATGAAGCCCGTCATAGAGAAATTCGACCCACTCGTTGAGTCTGTGATGGACCTCGTTGTTATGAGCGATACCAGAGACGAAAGGGCTTTGTACGAGTTCGTCGACAAGAAACTTGTCGACCAGTTCTCTTCGATAAAAGGCGTAGCAAATATAGGCCTTTACGGCGGAGAAGAAAGGCAGATACACGTAGACCTCGATCCTTTCCTTATGCAGAAGAACTATGTCGACATCCGCGACGTCATCGCCAGCGTAAAAGCTAAAAATAAAAATATTCCAGGAGGCCTTCTTGAAAAAGGGGACTATTCCCTAAACCTACGTTTCATCGGAGAGTTCGAAGATATCACCGAAATTTCCGAGATGCTTATCGTCTCGAGAGACGGCGGCGCCGTAGCACTTAAAGATATAGCAACAGTATATGACGGCGCTAAGAAGGTGGCAACACGAGCACGGCATAACGGAGAGAACTCTGTAGGGATGTCTTTGAAGAAAGTCTCCGACGGCAACGCTATAGAGATCGCCAAAGAAGTTCATAAGAAGCTCGCAAAACTCGAAGGCATCATCCCCGAAGATATAACGATAACAGTGTCGTCAGATACAACGACGTTTATCGTAGAAGAAACAACAGATACAGAATGGGCTATCATCCTCGGAATAATTTTGACGATAGTGATACTATATTTCTTCACAGGAAGCGCAATTACGACATTTATCGCCTCGATAGTTATCCCTATATCAATAGTGTCGGCGATATTCCTCGTAGACGTCTCGGGTTTCACGATAAACTTCCTGACGCTGCTAGCTATAGCGACAGCACTAGGGACGCTTATCGCCAACGCCATAGTAATAATAGAAAACTGCTTGAAACACGTACAGAAAGGCGAAGACCCCGTCGATGCCGTAATAGCTGCGACGAAAGAAGTGTCGGTAGCGATATTCGCCTCTACAGGGACGAACCTCGTCGTCTTCGCGCCAATAGCTTTCATGGGAGGTATCGTCGGACAGTTTATGCGCTCTTTCGGCCTTACCGTGATATATGTAACGATATTCTCCTTGATAGTGTCTTTTACGCTGACGCCGATGCTGTGTGGACTTCTGCTTCGCAAGAAAACAACGACGAAGAAAAAACGTTGGAATCCTCTATATCTCTTCGTGAATATCACAGACCGCTGTGTGCAGTGGCTTCAGAAGGAATACCATATCATCTTCAAGGTGATGTTCCGTTATCATAAGACCGTTGTCGTCGCAGTAGTTTGTATACTCTTATCGATAAAAATCGTAGTACCATATATCGGAAGCGATTTCCAGCCAAGCTCCGACGAAGATATGATCGTCGTCTCTATAGAGATGCCCCAAGGGTCTACACTAGAACGTACCCTCGATGTAGTTAAAAACGTCGAAGATAAAGTCTCCAAAATCGCAGAAGTTACATCGTACCTGTCGTATGTCGGTAAAAGCGGCGTCGAGAATGGCGAGGTCGTAGTAAACCTAGAGCCTTCGGAAGAACGTGAAAGAAGCGATATGGATGTCATCGATGAACTCGTACCCTTCGTCGCTATGATCCCCGACGCTAATATAGCGATAAAACGTGGGATGTCGTCGATGCATGGCAGCGACGTCTCCATCGACATCTACGGCGACGATATCGATGAGCTCCTAGCAAAAAGCGCTATGATGAAAGAATATATGGAAGATAGCGGATTCTTTAGGTCCGTAACATCGTCGTATAAGACGCCAAAAAACGAGATACGCTTCATCCCAGACCAAAAGCTTCTCCTTGAAAGCGGACTCCGTGGCATTGAAATCGGTAGCGTAATAAGAGCGTCGATATATGGCGACGATACAAATAGCTACAAAGAAGCTGGCGAAGACTATACTATCAACGTGAAACTCGACGACAGATACCTCGAAGATTTCGACGACATCGAACAGATAACGATAATATCACGGAAAGGCCTGAGCCCTATAACGGAGCTAGGAGACCTTGTAAGGCGTAAGGCGATGCCGATGATACAACACCGCGAAGGACAGCGTATCATACAGCTAAACGGTGACCTCGCAAAGTCTACAGCAGGATACGTTATGACGGTGCTCGACGAAGAGTTCTCTGCAATGACGTTCGACGAAGGATACGGATATCGTTATGTCGGGAACGCTGAAATGCAGGACGAATCGTCAAGAGAGATAACGAAGGCGTTTATCCTCGCCGTCATCATGACGTATATGCTCCTAAGCGCTATAATGAACTCGCTGATATATCCTATCCCTATAGCATTGTCGGTGGCGACGTCGTTCTCAGGGGTTTTCTACGCGCTGTTTTTCATGGGAGAGACGATAAATATTGCGTCGATGCTAGGGATGGTGATGCTCGTAGGGCTCGTCGTCAATAACTCCATACTACTACTAGACTATACGCTAATAAAAATAAAAGAGGGGACTCCCGTCATAGATGCCTTGTGGTATGGCGTAGAACAACGTTTCAAGCCGATAATAATGACGTCGATAGCGATAATACTAGGAGTCGTCCCACAACTGTGGTCGGTGATGCTCACCAAGTCGTCGATGGCAACAGTGATGATCGGCGGGATGATAGCATCGGTGATATTCACCTTCCTCTTCACACCAATAGCTTTCTGGTACGCATATAGAGTGAAAACATTCTTCATGAAAAAATCAGCCGAGCCGAAATCGGCTGAGTAG
- a CDS encoding carbonic anhydrase, which yields MSDNDSAITPLIEGYERFRKKNFEEKPLSENLFHEGQNPKVLIVACCDSRVDPAILTECDPGDIFVVRNIANLIPPFESDLHHHGTSAALEYGVKVLKISDIIILGHSHCGGIRSLFEAPDDKDPSSFIDTWMDIAKPAKEHVVEQYPNDSIEEQARHCEKESLLLSLKNLKTFPWIAERVAAKTLSIHAWYFDLETGDIEAYDEMGQPCDLR from the coding sequence ATGTCTGATAATGATTCTGCTATAACACCGCTTATCGAAGGATATGAGCGTTTTCGCAAAAAAAACTTCGAAGAGAAGCCTCTATCTGAAAACTTATTCCATGAGGGACAGAACCCCAAGGTTTTGATTGTAGCGTGTTGCGATTCGCGCGTTGATCCCGCTATTTTAACAGAATGTGATCCTGGCGATATCTTCGTCGTACGTAATATCGCCAACTTGATTCCTCCATTCGAAAGCGATCTCCATCATCATGGCACCAGTGCTGCCTTGGAATACGGTGTGAAGGTTTTAAAGATAAGCGATATCATTATTTTGGGACATAGCCATTGCGGAGGAATACGTTCTTTGTTCGAAGCTCCCGATGATAAAGACCCCTCAAGCTTTATCGATACATGGATGGATATCGCCAAGCCTGCCAAAGAACATGTTGTAGAACAATATCCCAACGACTCTATAGAAGAACAGGCACGCCATTGCGAAAAGGAATCGTTGCTGTTGTCGTTAAAAAACCTCAAAACCTTCCCTTGGATTGCCGAGCGTGTTGCAGCAAAAACGCTCTCAATACATGCGTGGTATTTCGATCTTGAAACCGGCGATATTGAAGCTTATGATGAAATGGGCCAGCCCTGCGATTTGCGATAG
- a CDS encoding RHS repeat protein gives MKWFISLLFFCNCYAADPNTILDNVNISTGSINYKQTDLVVDAIEPLIIEHSYQGTEKADVFFPHLKAKIGLSSNNIEFFACEPSGLALYYLWNRSASFDCCPQNIPGLTNTSENNLSARNNPLNNCATFNPGGHSVRVTLPDGGFRAYRLNSDSCTERDLHLTMEVLPNGNQRHYEYDGQRRLARVSTKNCSGAIEYAWAKFSYDGDDVVVDTSDGQQATYHFIKHKHKVFLDTVSIPERPKIQISYHEGKESLLPQEISVDGQPVFHVDYNPGETRISSMELFIEKDKPSVPFRTFSYQDGKTESRDAAGMLTTHHFDKDSRLAKVDNYKENDELFSSQHLTWEGANLKEKALFSASGDCIFSREFSYDDLGNVTEDIFHDDSLDTTYSKSFSYSSDGRNMLLKETEDSGLISTFEYLQGTDLISKKLIAGPEGTFQRYFFVYDDNNLCVAEISDDGDAKGIDDFSGVSERKICRISRSEENFLPITIQELYWDGKEIPLSTRKISYNTENKVVREDVYDSDGIFLYSLHTDYDSRGNISRKTDPLGRESLYEYDDFGRLIFEQKAGKPFSRRYYYDLAGRCIFSEEYDMEGDRRAVSTHYDTQGRPISITDEHGNITENTYDAFGNCIETRAPDILDENGNIYSPVLKNAFDEQGNAIKLYGADNSVVETSFNALGGPITINHPDGTVTRNTYLPNGLREKTITDDGLETRFTYDILQHVIAQETFSPEGICLVRESWEYNTFHMLSHTDIEGQKTVYSYDRAGRKTAEQCGDHRLQFSYDSRGYLLSTFDVSSGITHTQSTDLAGRKTEEWIEQPNGNVEDHTIFHNTYYDKIFRVVRGDAVDEVEYDGRGRKVLHIDPLGAKTTTSYEDNYCNGLGQNVLRTTTTMPNGMSLVETYDTLSRVIKIEKKDLEKQVLHKEELFYDRSSNMAMSVVTIFKDDAPPRTISTCFVYDSMHRLISKTEADQRTTSYSYDSIGREILRKKPDGVEIMSSYDYLGRVTELRSSDGSVQYRYSYDEGMQPTRIEDIVAGTTHHCSYDKEGNLIFEANGCGLVLQWTYDAVGRPLSLKLPDDTLIEYSYEGSHLSEVSRPTYSHRYLSFNEHGHIAEEQLIGDMGAKSTSYDILDRPFLQRSSSHEISQTFNLNGEIETVTSSLIGFKDYEHNLLSFLVKEDEEEYQYDSIGNPAEIPVDDLNQLQREDLSYDLNGNLLTREDLSFSYDALDRLATIAGPNDTITYTYDPFGRMQSKTTSEGVIYFICDHDSEIGAVDAEGTIIQLRVLGDGINSESGAAVALELRGEVYVPVHDLRGNLIALSSLDEKDVVQTYDMNAYGQCDISDPLSPWRFSSKRHEEGGLVCFRHRFYDTTLKRWLTPDPAGNIDGSNRYGYVLSNPVNRLDQWGLYETPICIESPYVGAASFRVTFSFDMSSMMNAGTFEEQVSSLGLVMQHLIVNNDDVHYLRSSATEIAQAKSYELQKFFSAALEFSNEGEILLTSLTNGIGNKPHDFTSSIKSVNNIFHNDVFMMGLFNATEGLKTDLNRVFVEGQGYDTPIVIMMRTEILFNARLCERVGDNTYFLKILHSEAGLIYCNAFNGMTLEQQNLVKKHALVAAFGPAEPVPRSSAYEAINIYSEKDNITGGAGRNKDPNDYDIRFVECISSWSEHNLLGYADHAYLGSTYQEATSDMIKHFDAKYKFYRYNK, from the coding sequence ATGAAATGGTTTATTTCTCTATTGTTCTTCTGTAATTGTTATGCTGCTGACCCCAATACAATTCTCGACAATGTCAACATCTCCACTGGCTCCATTAACTACAAACAAACGGATCTCGTTGTCGATGCTATCGAACCCTTGATCATCGAACATTCATATCAAGGCACTGAAAAAGCTGATGTCTTCTTCCCCCACCTTAAAGCAAAGATAGGATTAAGCTCGAATAACATAGAATTTTTCGCTTGTGAACCTAGCGGTCTTGCCCTTTATTATCTATGGAATCGCTCAGCATCGTTTGATTGCTGTCCACAAAATATCCCAGGCTTAACAAACACTTCAGAAAATAATCTTTCAGCACGGAATAATCCTCTCAATAATTGCGCTACTTTTAATCCTGGTGGCCATTCAGTGCGCGTTACTTTGCCTGACGGAGGATTCCGAGCATATCGCCTAAACTCAGATTCCTGCACTGAGAGAGACCTTCATTTAACGATGGAAGTATTGCCAAACGGCAATCAGCGGCACTATGAATATGATGGACAGAGGCGTCTCGCCCGCGTTAGCACAAAAAACTGTTCGGGAGCGATAGAATATGCATGGGCGAAATTTTCGTATGATGGTGACGACGTCGTTGTCGATACTAGCGACGGTCAGCAAGCCACCTATCACTTTATAAAACACAAACACAAAGTTTTTTTAGATACCGTTTCTATCCCAGAACGGCCGAAAATACAGATATCTTATCACGAAGGTAAAGAAAGCCTTTTACCTCAAGAAATCTCTGTTGATGGTCAGCCTGTCTTTCATGTCGATTACAACCCCGGAGAAACACGCATTTCGTCGATGGAGCTTTTCATCGAAAAAGACAAACCCTCTGTACCATTCCGCACTTTCTCCTATCAAGATGGCAAGACCGAAAGTCGTGACGCTGCGGGGATGCTCACAACACACCATTTCGACAAAGATTCTCGCCTTGCTAAGGTCGATAATTATAAAGAAAACGACGAGCTTTTTTCTAGCCAGCATTTAACGTGGGAAGGCGCTAATCTTAAAGAAAAGGCGCTTTTTTCTGCCTCCGGGGATTGTATTTTCTCTCGTGAGTTTTCCTATGACGATCTTGGTAATGTTACCGAAGACATCTTTCATGACGATTCCTTAGATACCACATACAGCAAAAGTTTTTCTTATTCTTCCGATGGCAGAAACATGCTTCTCAAAGAAACCGAAGACTCCGGGCTTATATCAACTTTCGAATATCTTCAAGGAACCGATCTGATTTCAAAGAAACTTATCGCCGGCCCCGAAGGCACCTTCCAGCGCTATTTTTTTGTATATGACGACAACAATCTATGCGTCGCTGAAATCTCCGACGACGGCGATGCCAAAGGCATCGATGATTTTAGTGGCGTCTCCGAGCGTAAAATATGTAGAATTTCCCGCTCGGAAGAAAACTTTCTACCCATAACCATCCAAGAACTGTATTGGGATGGCAAAGAAATTCCTTTGTCGACGCGGAAAATTTCTTACAACACCGAAAATAAAGTTGTCCGTGAAGATGTTTACGATAGCGATGGCATATTTTTATATTCACTCCATACGGATTATGACTCTCGAGGAAACATATCCAGGAAAACAGATCCGCTAGGGCGTGAGAGCTTATATGAATATGATGACTTTGGACGCTTGATCTTCGAACAAAAAGCAGGAAAACCATTTTCAAGACGCTACTACTACGATCTCGCTGGAAGGTGTATCTTCTCCGAAGAATATGATATGGAAGGAGACAGACGTGCGGTGTCGACGCATTACGACACTCAAGGGCGTCCGATTTCTATTACTGACGAACATGGTAATATAACAGAAAACACCTATGATGCTTTCGGTAATTGTATTGAAACAAGAGCCCCTGACATCCTTGATGAAAATGGAAACATATATTCTCCAGTCCTTAAAAATGCTTTCGACGAGCAGGGTAACGCCATAAAGTTATATGGCGCTGATAACAGTGTTGTCGAGACGAGTTTCAATGCCCTCGGTGGCCCTATAACAATAAACCATCCTGATGGCACCGTCACCAGAAACACCTATCTTCCTAATGGTTTGCGAGAAAAAACTATTACTGACGATGGCTTGGAAACACGTTTTACCTATGATATCCTTCAACATGTTATCGCACAAGAAACCTTCTCTCCCGAAGGCATTTGTCTTGTTCGTGAAAGCTGGGAATACAATACTTTTCACATGCTGTCGCATACAGACATCGAAGGACAAAAAACAGTATACTCCTATGACCGTGCAGGAAGGAAGACAGCAGAACAGTGTGGAGATCATCGCTTACAATTCTCTTATGATTCCAGAGGATATCTACTGTCGACTTTTGATGTTTCTAGCGGAATAACGCATACACAGAGTACCGACTTGGCAGGAAGAAAGACCGAAGAATGGATAGAGCAGCCTAATGGCAACGTCGAAGACCATACGATATTTCATAACACATATTATGATAAAATCTTCCGTGTCGTTCGTGGCGACGCTGTCGACGAAGTCGAATATGATGGACGCGGAAGGAAAGTCTTACATATCGACCCTCTTGGCGCTAAAACAACGACCTCATACGAAGACAACTACTGCAACGGTTTGGGACAAAACGTTCTGCGTACGACAACGACGATGCCTAATGGTATGAGCCTCGTTGAAACCTATGACACCCTGTCTCGCGTAATAAAGATAGAAAAGAAAGACCTCGAAAAACAGGTTCTTCACAAAGAAGAGCTTTTTTACGACCGTTCTAGTAATATGGCTATGTCTGTCGTCACGATTTTCAAGGATGATGCGCCGCCTAGGACAATTTCTACGTGCTTTGTCTATGATAGTATGCATAGGCTTATTTCTAAAACAGAGGCAGACCAAAGGACGACGTCATATTCTTATGATTCTATAGGGCGTGAAATCTTACGTAAGAAGCCTGACGGCGTAGAGATTATGTCTTCATACGACTATCTTGGTAGGGTGACGGAACTACGTTCGTCTGATGGTTCGGTACAATATCGTTATTCCTATGACGAAGGCATGCAGCCGACGCGTATAGAAGATATTGTTGCAGGAACAACGCATCATTGTTCTTACGACAAAGAGGGAAATCTCATCTTCGAAGCAAACGGATGCGGTCTTGTCCTTCAGTGGACGTACGATGCTGTGGGGCGTCCATTATCGCTAAAACTTCCCGACGATACCCTCATAGAGTATTCTTATGAAGGCTCTCATCTGTCGGAGGTCTCACGGCCGACATATTCCCACAGATATCTTTCTTTCAACGAACATGGCCACATCGCCGAAGAGCAGCTTATCGGTGATATGGGCGCTAAGAGCACTTCATATGACATTCTTGACCGCCCGTTCTTACAACGCTCGTCATCTCATGAAATTTCACAGACATTCAACCTCAACGGTGAAATCGAAACGGTTACTTCTTCGTTGATAGGTTTCAAGGACTATGAACACAACCTTCTTTCGTTTCTTGTTAAGGAAGACGAAGAAGAGTATCAATACGATTCTATTGGGAACCCTGCGGAGATCCCTGTCGACGACCTCAACCAGCTTCAGAGGGAGGATCTTTCCTATGATTTGAACGGGAACCTCCTTACGAGAGAAGACCTGTCTTTCAGCTACGACGCTTTAGACCGCCTTGCCACGATAGCAGGTCCTAATGATACCATAACATATACTTACGACCCTTTTGGTCGTATGCAGTCTAAGACAACGAGCGAAGGGGTGATATATTTCATCTGCGATCACGATTCGGAGATCGGCGCTGTCGATGCAGAAGGCACTATCATACAACTTCGCGTCCTTGGTGATGGCATTAACAGTGAAAGTGGTGCTGCTGTTGCTCTTGAGCTTCGTGGAGAGGTTTATGTTCCAGTCCATGATCTTAGAGGAAACTTAATCGCTCTGTCCTCTCTCGATGAAAAAGATGTAGTGCAGACGTATGATATGAATGCTTATGGGCAATGTGATATATCCGACCCACTGTCGCCGTGGCGTTTTTCTTCCAAACGCCATGAAGAGGGAGGCCTAGTTTGTTTCAGACATCGTTTCTATGATACTACTCTAAAGCGCTGGCTTACTCCAGACCCTGCAGGGAATATTGATGGCTCAAACCGCTATGGTTATGTCCTCAGCAATCCCGTCAACCGCCTCGACCAGTGGGGGCTTTATGAAACTCCTATTTGTATTGAATCTCCATATGTTGGAGCCGCAAGCTTCCGAGTCACTTTTTCATTCGATATGAGCTCTATGATGAATGCAGGTACATTTGAAGAGCAGGTTAGTTCTTTAGGCCTTGTTATGCAACATCTCATAGTCAACAATGATGATGTACACTACCTGCGTAGCAGCGCTACAGAAATTGCTCAAGCAAAGTCATATGAACTACAAAAGTTTTTCTCTGCGGCCTTGGAATTCTCAAATGAAGGCGAGATTCTCTTGACGTCTTTAACCAACGGTATTGGTAATAAACCACACGATTTTACATCATCGATTAAAAGTGTAAATAATATTTTTCATAACGACGTGTTCATGATGGGGCTCTTCAACGCAACAGAAGGTCTTAAAACGGATCTAAACAGGGTGTTCGTTGAAGGTCAGGGATATGATACTCCGATAGTCATTATGATGAGAACGGAAATTCTTTTTAATGCACGTCTGTGTGAGAGAGTGGGAGATAACACCTATTTTTTAAAAATCCTCCACAGCGAAGCAGGCTTGATATACTGCAATGCTTTTAATGGGATGACTCTCGAACAGCAAAATCTTGTCAAAAAACATGCTTTGGTTGCTGCTTTTGGCCCTGCCGAGCCAGTTCCCAGATCTTCCGCTTATGAAGCGATAAACATATATTCTGAGAAAGACAATATTACAGGGGGCGCCGGTAGAAACAAAGATCCTAATGACTATGATATTCGTTTCGTTGAATGTATTTCATCGTGGTCTGAACATAATTTGCTTGGCTATGCAGATCATGCGTATCTTGGGTCGACATATCAAGAAGCTACTAGTGATATGATAAAACATTTTGATGCTAAATATAAGTTTTATCGCTATAATAAATAA